The DNA sequence GCCGGGTGACAGCCCGCGGCTGGACTCCAAGGCGGTCGGCGTGCGGGCTGTCTGGGTCAACGGCGTCGAGGCGATCCGCGACGACGTGGTGACCGGGGCCGTGCCGGGGCGCGTGCTGCGCTCGGGGCGGGACACCAGGACGGTGGCCACCCGGTGAGCTTCAAGGCCGTCGACCGGCAGCGGTTGTTCGTCGGGGGCTCGTGGGCGGAGCCGGACGGCGGGTACTACGCCGTCGTCGACCCGGCGAGCGAGGAGACCGTCGGGTGGGCTCCGGAGGCCTCGCGGGATCAGGTGCACGCGGCCTGTGCCGCGGCCCGCGAGGCCTTCGGGCCGTGGTCGGGTACGTCGCCGGAGGAGCGGGCGGCCGTGCTGGGGCGGGCGGCGGACATCATCCGCGGCCACCTGATGCCGTACGCCGAACTGGCGCAGGCCGAGACCGGGGCGACCACCGGGACGGCCCGGGGCATGCAGGTGGGCGTCGGGGCGGCCCGGTTCCGGCGCTACGCGCGCGTGGAGCCCGCCGAGTGGGCGATCCCGCCGCAGATCAACGAGGCGGGGCCGATGGGGAAGGCCGGTGTGATGGGTGCGCTGGCCGTCCGCCAGCCCGTCGGGGTCGTCACCTGCATCACCTCGTACAACAACCCGTGGGCCAACCCGGCGGGCAAGATCGCGCCCGCGCTGGCCGTGGGCAACACGGTGGTCGTGAAGCCCGCCCCGCAGGATCCGCTGTCCGTCTACCGGATGGCGGAGGCGCTGGAGGCGGCGGGGGCGCCCCCGGGCGTGGTGAATGTGGTCTCCGGGCGTTCCGTCGAGGTCGGCGAGGCGGCCGTCTCCTCCCCGGACGTCGACATGGTGAGCTTCACCGGCTCAACGGCGGTCGGGCAGCGCATCGCCGAGGTCTGCGGGCGGGACA is a window from the Streptomyces sp. NBC_00299 genome containing:
- a CDS encoding aldehyde dehydrogenase family protein; protein product: MSFKAVDRQRLFVGGSWAEPDGGYYAVVDPASEETVGWAPEASRDQVHAACAAAREAFGPWSGTSPEERAAVLGRAADIIRGHLMPYAELAQAETGATTGTARGMQVGVGAARFRRYARVEPAEWAIPPQINEAGPMGKAGVMGALAVRQPVGVVTCITSYNNPWANPAGKIAPALAVGNTVVVKPAPQDPLSVYRMAEALEAAGAPPGVVNVVSGRSVEVGEAAVSSPDVDMVSFTGSTAVGQRIAEVCGRDMKRQLMELGGKGAAVVLDDADLGSAVAGIGTTFSFYSGQICTAPTRVLAQRGVYDRLVEQLAAYAGRLKVGDPRERDTVVGPLISAAHRDRVEAYVELGRKEGAVVVAGGERPSLDTGFYVAPTLLADCTNDMRVAREEIFGPVVVVIPFDDEDEGVALANDSDYGLIDYVWSGDVARAFRVARRLRAGGVGVNTVGRNMEAPFGGFKKSGVGRDVGSYALHAYSEVQAIVWPG